The Xyrauchen texanus isolate HMW12.3.18 chromosome 13, RBS_HiC_50CHRs, whole genome shotgun sequence genome contains the following window.
tctaaaaattgtaatttgtgttctgctgaaaaaacacatgcaaacccaaagtcatacacatctggattgcatgaggttgagtaaatgatgagagaattttcatttttgggcgaaccatCACTTTAACCTACACCTACCTGCTCTCCTCGCCTTCCAGGAGTTTCCTATAGGTGGCGATCTCAATGTCCAGGGCAAGTTTGATGTTCATTAATGATTGGTACTCGCGTACCTGGTGAGCCATATCCTGTTTTGCTCTCAGAAGAGCTGCCTCGAGCATTTGGATGCGCTGTTTCGCATCTCGTACAGCTAGCTCACCATGCTCCTCTGCCTCAGTGATCTGAGCCTTGTGGTTTGAATGCTAAAACAATTAGAGTAGACAAAAGTTGACAACACTCCCACATGCTCAGTATCTTGTGATCAATTTAAAACGAACTCATATAGTGAGCGTATTATTAGATTTACTGAATGTTTTCATCATTCTTGTCAAATGACACCAAAAATATCTATATGATGGGCTTTGTTTGTCGACATTTTAAAAGCATATGTTCGaaatattattcattttttatttcattcaatTTAGTATTACTAATTCGATAATCAAGGCAAACATTTTTACGTATCACCTTGAATAGTGAGCATAAGTCCCTTCAAAAGTCCTTACCTGGCCTTTAATCATTTCCATTTCGGACTGTATTCGGGAAATGTTACGATTGTATTCTGCAATTTCAGCTTTTGTGATTTTTAAGTTATCCCCATGTTTGATGGTCGACAACTGCATTTCTTCATACTAAAATCATAGAGGACACATGCACAGCCACAGACGTATACACACACCACATAACACAATTAATTTGAGAATACACTACAATACTAAATCAATCATGTCAGCAGGACTGTagataattaaatattaacacACATATCCAGGCAAGGTATAACAAAGGGAAGTACACCTTCTGTTTGTACCAGCTCTCTGCATCGGCACGGTTGCGGTTGGCAATCTCCTCATACTGAGCACGAACTTCTGCCACAATTGAATCCATGTCCAGATTTCTCCTGTTGTCCATCTCCACAGTAACTGATGTGTCCTTGATCTGTGACCGGAGCTCATGTAGGTCCTATACATATGGAACAAGGGTAACCCTGGAGTTACTTATAATGCTTAAAGTAAATCATGTTCATCCCTTCACCACCAATATACACTGTGTTCAAAGAACCATTTTTGTAGGTTTGCATTGATAaccatttcaaatatattttaaacaaatttaaaatgctttgcacattcatgtttTTTTGCTGTAAGAGTTCAGAGTTTTGAGCTCTTAAGAGATATGATTTATAACTATATGTATATGCCAAAAATTGTGAAGTGTATTGCGTGAGCCTGTATCAATGCAGGgaaatatttatttgtgattttgAGTTGTGAAGGGACTGAATTATACCTCCTCATAAATCTGCCTTAGGAAGTTAAGCTCATCTGTTAGGTTGTCCAGTTTACATTCCAACCCCACTTTATTCAGGTATGCACTATCAGTAtcctaacatacacacacacacaaacacacacatgcatacattttgAACTTGGGTGGGGAAAAACGTcagtaaacatgatttaatctgaATATACTTTTAAACTACTGTAAATATGCAAACCTTTTTAAGGAGCACAAAGTTGTTGTCACTTTCATTCCGCTTGTTAATTTCATCTTCATACCTGAGAAGGAATGTACAATATTTTTTGGAATGTGTGGGAATGTTCACTTTAATGTGAAAACATACAAATAAGTTACACTAAGATACAGCACAGACATTTCTAATGTTCTCACTTGCTCTTTAAGTTTTCAATCAGGCTGGTAATGTCACGCAGGCCAGACTCCAGATGGAGCTTCTCATTGCCTAGTCCGTCCAGCTGTCTGTGCATTTTTGCAATGTAGTTCTCAAACATAACATCAATGCTGGATTGGCTGTTGGTCTGTTCCTGCAAGAGACTCCATTTGGTCTCCAGCATCTTGTTTTGCTGTTCCAGGAAACATACCTGGGGAAAGACAACAATGATAGAgagaatatactgtaaataagctACATAcatcatagataattatcaacATAAAAAAGAGTTTTGGTGAATAGTTGGataataatataaagaaatacatttttgaattaaagagttaaacaatgtagttttacatgaaGAAGGCCATGTCACACCTCAAGACACATGTCATGTATGTCAACTGCCCATTTTTCAGACTATGTCATATATTTTGATTCCATTTACTTTTATAGACAATTCTGGAAAAGTGTGGGGAATGAGTTTTCCTCTCATTGTCCTTTATTTTACGAGATTATGTAGTTTCAGAGACAgctttgtgtgcatgtgtttgtgcatatgcTCACAgactgtttgtgtctgtgtgggtgTTTCTAATAAAGCCTGTATGGGAGAGATCTTTGTACCTGATAGCAAACTAATATTGGCAAACATAAAAAGGTGTGTTTATTACAGAGTGAACATTGTCTGgtcctcataaaaaaaaaacgttttctggGGAATTACCAAATTGTGAGGAATCATTGAGAGGTAAATAAAATTGTAGCAATAAAAACAGATGATGGAGGAGATTTAGCAtactaaatgttattttattttagagaGTTAAACTTTTCCATTTTTGGTCATTGCAAACAGAAACTCTTCTTGTATCGTCTACAGTTCAACACCACAATGTAAAAGCAAAATGATGTGTGGATGGAATTATAAAAAGCTTATTATGAATATTGTGAAATAACTACTTAGGTCTAAATGGCCAAAAACATAAgcctatacactgtaaaaaaaacttttagtgTGAGTTTACAGTAAATTCCTGGCTCCTAGTTGCATGACtttcacagtatattttacaaTAGTATTTTGACAATTTAGTACAATTATAAGACAACTTTATACTGTGACTTCACAGTGAACAGGACCAAGAAATTACTGTAATATTGCAGTGCTGTGTTTTAGAATTGCAATGATCTTCTATATTTTTTCATCTACAGTGTTTGTTAACTGTCACCATCATTAAGATTTGTATGCTGAGTGTTGATATCTGTGCTTG
Protein-coding sequences here:
- the zgc:158846 gene encoding keratin, type II cytoskeletal 8, which translates into the protein MLSMKKTVRSYSSQSSVGVSNKSFSSRSSFGSISSGAGVAGQGFKVVGGYKSSSGIYGGGLEFGYGMGMVTREGWGSAPSIYPPITAVKVNESLLAPLNLEIDPNIQAIRTEEKEQIKTLNNRFASFIDRVCFLEQQNKMLETKWSLLQEQTNSQSSIDVMFENYIAKMHRQLDGLGNEKLHLESGLRDITSLIENLKSKYEDEINKRNESDNNFVLLKKDTDSAYLNKVGLECKLDNLTDELNFLRQIYEEDLHELRSQIKDTSVTVEMDNRRNLDMDSIVAEVRAQYEEIANRNRADAESWYKQKYEEMQLSTIKHGDNLKITKAEIAEYNRNISRIQSEMEMIKGQHSNHKAQITEAEEHGELAVRDAKQRIQMLEAALLRAKQDMAHQVREYQSLMNIKLALDIEIATYRKLLEGEESRLYGRFQNLSISKQKSFSYDLESSHLKSVSSQSVGKDVLDTGLVKKEVMMTERDSGIVANESYKAATFTSTATITKSTKTSIITNETNKLVATESNVEVMEKSAEEDIFE